The following DNA comes from Gouania willdenowi unplaced genomic scaffold, fGouWil2.1 scaffold_119_arrow_ctg1, whole genome shotgun sequence.
GAGATCACAGAGGGTGAGGTGCTGCTATGGGGGTAGACCCTGCTGTGTGGGAACGGCTGTGACGACCTGGACCTGTCGCTGCTGTCGTGGATGCAGAACCTGGCCCACAGCGTGTTCTCCTGCGCCTTCGAGCAGAAGCAGCTCAACATCCACGTGGATCACCTGGTGAAGCGGTGAAAACGGGCTACAGTGACCTGCTCACGCCTCTCATCAGCAAACTGTCACCGTACCCCTCTCCCCGCTACGTAGACCCCAGTCTGCTGACACATACATGTCCCCGCTCCCTCAACCCAGCACTGGACGGCCTGTCCCACGGCCTGTCCACCCAGGAGAAGAAGAGCGGGTGGCGCCGGGGCACAGCGGCGCCGGGGAAGGGCGTGTCCCCCATGTCACACTCGTTTTGCTAATTTTCACTACCACCCGGAGCAGGAGGAGCCATTCTGAACAAGAAGCCTGAACAAGAGCCTCCTGACTGGACAGCACTGACTGTCACAGCGTCTTTGAGGAGTCCCCCGGAAACGTAAGTGGGTTGGGGGTtggaatccgtgtatcatttgttcattcgttttttattatgtatcaaaaacatgaaaaaatgaaaaaaaaaaaaacattatttgacatttaaagaacttgaatttaaaaaacaaggcgttttccattttttcattttggttttggaaacaaatttttttttgtttttcatgtttttgttacataatgaaaaacgtatgaacgaatgatacacggattgggTGGGCAGGTCGCTGTGGTCCTTACAaccctttgtttatttgtttgtttgtttgtttgatgaaGGTCAAGGACGGACACTCCTGTGGATCAGATGCTGAGCTCAGCTGGAGCTCAGAGTCCACGTCCCGCCTCCGCCCCAGGACAGGACGCTCCGTCAGAGGCGTCTAGTGACAGGAACgaggtaaacaacaacaacaacaacgtaaCCACAGCAcagaaaggggcggagctatgagGTCAGGTGTCTGTCTCGTGTCTCCACCTACAGCTCCGTGACTCCACAGAGAAATACGAGGAGTTTTTACCGCCAACGTTTGCGCGTGCAGCAGCACCTGgagcagaagcagcagcaaAGACACATGTACCAACAGATGCTGCTGGAGGGCGGAGTCTCACAGCAGCAGCCGCCGCCAACCGACGCCATGACGCACAGCCTCACCGAGAAGTTCCTCAACAGGTCAGACTTTCACTGAAGATGTGTATAGACttatagctccgccccctgtggtGTTTTGAGCTTTATAAAAAGATGTATATAGActtgtagccccgccccctgtggcTTGGTGAGCTTTATAATGAAATGTATATAGACttatagctccgccccctgtgggGTGGTGATGTTTCCAAAGAGATAAAAACACACTCAGGCCTTGTCAGTAATGAATGTTTGTGTTGTCTTCTCTGAATGTGAATCCCAAACAAAAGAGGAAcagctgctccacccacagtcaCCAtctgacacgcccactcatttATTCAGGGACCAATCACAGCAGCAGTGCATGCTGGgtgattttatattaaaaaaacacttttaaattaaacatttattatgttttcccttgtctaactgtgtgtgtgtgtgtgtgtgtgtgtgtgtgtgtgtgtgtgtgtgtgtgtgtgtggtgtgtgtgtgtgtggtgtgtgtgtgtgtgtgtgtgtgtgtggtgtgtgtgtgtgtgtgtgtgtgtgtgtgtgtgtgtggtgtgtgtgtgtgtggtgtgtgtgtgtgtgtgtgtgtgtggtgtgtgtgtgtgtgtgtgtgtgtgtgtgtgtgtgtgtgtgtataaaaactgtatgtgtgtgtatatatattaaactgtgtgtatgtgtgtgtgtgtgtgtgtaggtcgaTCCAGAAGCTGGAGGAGTTGAACGTGGGGATGGAGAACCTGGGGGAGGAGGTGAAGTCTTTGTCCCAGCAGTGTAACGGGGGGACCATGCCCTCCCCCTCTGAGGTCAACAACAACCCTGAGCTCACCAGCACCCCTCAGCACTCTATGGCTGAGGGGCGTGTGCCCCCGCCCCTCAGCCTATcccctgtgctctctcagaggTACACACTGAACAggagtgtgtgtatgtttagTGTGTTGTCACTAATCattcactctgtgtgtgtgcgtgtgcgtgtgcgcgtgcgcgtgtgtcCACAGTGTACACAAAGATAAAGGTGGTCAGGATGAGCCCCCAGGATCCCTGTCCAGGAACAAAGAGGTGGGGGGCCGCCTTTAATCTGTTCAAATCTGTTTAATCTGAAAACAACATGGATAAATTTCATTTGACTgaagataaatcacacacacacacgcacacatacacacacacacaaataacaacaaaaacacaagaattgccaatgaaaagacacaaaattatcCCCAAAACACatagaattacagaaaaatgactccaaataaatcacaaaacatataatatacaatatatgcaaATTACTTcagaaattaacaaaatgacagaaaaatgcacaaaatgtcaaggaaaaaacatgaaataaataaaaggactttaaaaacgtaaaatgcaatgaatgacatatatgaaaaatacacaaaatgtcaacaaaaacacgcaaaatttACCCTCAAAAGACAgaacaatacaaaaatacacaaaatggccagGCATCAAAAGAATTTTAAAGTCTCATGAAACAtgaaggaaaatacacaaaataactctgaaaacacactgaacaatacaaaaatacacaaaatgacacaaaatgcactgagtgacagaaaaatatacaaattgacaacaaaaacaaacaaaatgtcaaggaaaatacattaaaaaaccatgaaaacatagaataacagaaatacacaagatgacaacataaGGACTTTAGAAACACAGGATACGTAaagcaaaatacataaaataacccTGAAAACACAGattgacagaaaattacacaaaatgtgaacaCATGAATGTCGTCAATGGACAGACAGGagctcattgtgtgtgtgcttgtgtagGGTGATAAATCCAGCGGTCTGTTTGTAGCGGTGCAGACGTTGGAGGACACCCAGGCGGTGCGTGCCGTGGCGTTCCACCCGTCTGGTTCTCTCTACGCCGTGGGATCAAACTCTAAAACTCTGCGTGTGTGCGCCTATCCCGACACGCTGGACCCCAGGTACCCCCCCAGGCTTTTATGTGAAAAGCAGCGTGTGGAGGAGAATTGTGagtaaggtgtgtgtgtgtatgcgtgcatGTGGTGTGTGTAGTGAGGGGCGTTCCAGTGAAGGTTCCACTGGTTTCGTTTCAAGAGGAACAAACATCATAAAGGTTCTATCTACTGCGCTGCCTGGAGTCATTGTGGAACGCTGTTAGCTACAGGATCCAACGACAAGTACGTCAAAGTACTGCCTTTCAGCGCCGACACCTGCAACGCAACGGGttagtaagacacgcccacaccACGACATCACCACGCCTCTGACCACACGTTTACTTAGtttctgtttggtttgtttttggacctcattttaaaatttgtgttgtcatttttgtgtgtttttgttgtttttttttttagaacctcattttaagtgtttgatgtcattttggtggttttgttgttatttttgtgtgttattgttgttttgttgttttattgtgtgcttttgttggtttttggacTTAATTTagaattttctgtcattttgttggttttctggtcaattttgtgtttttgtttgttttgcttgtttctgtcatttcgtttgtttttgttgttttctgtagttttttgtctttacttctttaagtttttgttgttttattttgttttttggaccttgtttttaagttgttgttgttttcttgcatgtttttgtacttcatttaaaaaaatttgtggacatttattgttttttgagatcatttgtgtgttttgtagtcattttgttggttgttgtcattttgtgtgtgtgtgttttttttttttttctttagtttttttttttgtatattttatggttgttctgtgtgttttttgttgttgttttgtttacattgtattcATTCTGGTCTGAATTACTCcttgtgttgtgttttcttcctctttgtgtaaccgtgtatgtgtgtgcgtgtgtcaggTCCTGACCTGGAGTTCTCTATGCATGACGGTACCATCAGAGACCTGGCGTTCCTGGAGGGTCCAGAGAGCGGTGGAGCCATCCTGGTCAGCGCTGGAGCTGGAGACTGTAACATCTACACCACAGACTGTCAGAGAGGGCAGGGTCTGCACGCGCTCAGTGGACACACAGGTAATAGACCAATCAGCTGTGATCAGACGGGTAGACACACGCAGACACCAGGACGGGTTTATACTCCCGTCTGGACTTGGCGCTTTTTTGCGCACCTGTAGTTCCGCACCTCTCTCCTGCGTGTATTCTGCCGTCCAGGTTCATGACACGCCCACTGTGCGTAAATAGACCAAAAGCTTGTTGtttgtgaatgaaggcggtctgaagaAAAGGAGTCgtactgggccatgatgtcgtcatcgtcatcatcatcatcacggTAGCTGTCGCTCTAAAGCGTGACCATACAGTATGTGAtacgctggagatatgaggaaataacgcggctgcagagcgtcctgcttcaatacagagggatgtttgcagtgaaacagaactattggcttctttaatacgcagttttaaatataagtaGTTTAAAaacgacctgagctgagcctcattaaattATGTGACGCGCATTTTACCAAcctctgcatatgacagcttgtttcacgtATTATTTACTcagtagtggatcaaactgtggcttcacgttggacacagtatgaaaatagttggacatcactgtgaccaacgtggacagaagtctgacgTTTCATTTATCGAGCAGCAGCTCCACGTCGCACAACCTACCTCTGCAGAAAAAAGAGTGGACGGCACtgataaatttaattaaatataaaacaattttgtcTTGTCTAGAACTGTTAAATGTCAACATATTGAACTCTGTGACAACGTGACAGTATCAGTTTGGATAAATTCTTTTtgggagtctcttctgcaatattatgagtccgtgtggcttcaaatgtccatatttctagtgcaaaataatgtttcaccttatgggggcgctgcacttattccaggttcagaagcgtgtaagaggaaaaaaaagttaagcAGACTGGAGAATATGCacaaggccagatttgaatgggaacgcccacatttcagggctgctccacccacagtgcgtaagtAGGGTGGAGGCGTACAGTGACTGACATAAGTGCAGGGGGAGAATTGAGTGGagccaaaaacagctttttgGACTCACGCACATGGGAAAAGATCCCTCAATGAGCCCGTGTCTGTCCATGAAGCCATTACCGTGCATTGTTTCCACCACTGATGATGTGGATCATTTGTGTTCATTGACACCTTGTTTATTCTTCTGTCATACAGTGTATCTTCAGGGTTGTTTTACATATTTCCTTCATGTTTGATTTCGTTTCctcatttttaatgttcttttgtcgttattttttgtattttccttgatattttgtgtatgtttctgtcattttgtgcatttctggtgGTCATTTGTGTGTATTCGGTGcaattaaatgtgtatttatgttgccaTCTTGTCTTTTCTTTATTGTATGTGCTTTgggtttattttataaatttatCTTAatgttttgtgatttatttgaagtcattttgtttttttctagagtcattttgtgtatttttttcatcttgtgtattttcctgttattttgtgtgtttccacagtgattttttttagccaaaaaccgacagaaaaagtgctaaaaaggattcaaaagtgtcaatattggaacaattagtttaaatttacaataataataatgggcatgacaaatggtgaatgtggttaaatcagcaaaaataagcataaaatatggttaaaagtgacaataatgggtcaacatactgtatgtggtggaaaggattgtggtgaatatgtctttaaaagtggaaaaaaatagtTGAAAAGGAACTGAAATTTGATGGATAAGTGTCAGAAaagggaataatgtagcaaaaaaaggagcaaaaatatggcaagaaaaagtgatgaaaataggtttagttgcagaaaaatggtaaaaataagcaaaatgggctcaaattgttcaaaaaatattcctaatGTCTGAAAAGGCATTTGGCGACCCTCCTTTTTACATTTGGTATTTAATAAGTGCTTTTCTCACTGGTAGCTCTATTCAGTTCCACAACTCACAGTTACACAATGGTTGAGGACCATGTGCTCCGCCCTCTCCGTAGGTCACATCCTGTCTCTGTACACGTGGGG
Coding sequences within:
- the wdr47a gene encoding LOW QUALITY PROTEIN: WD repeat-containing protein 47 (The sequence of the model RefSeq protein was modified relative to this genomic sequence to represent the inferred CDS: inserted 5 bases in 4 codons; deleted 8 bases in 7 codons; substituted 4 bases at 4 genomic stop codons) yields the protein MTAEETINVKEVEIIKVVLDFLHSRKLHISMLALEKESGVINGLYSDDMLFLRQLILDGQWDEVLQFIQPLECMEKFDRKRFRYIVLKQKFLEALCVNNAMSAEDEPQHLFFTMQEAVKCLHALEEFLCXLKRNYSKLCLLLTLPRLTNHAEFKDWNPSTARVQCFEEACVMVAEFIPADRKLSEAGFKASGDRLFQLLLKGVLYECCVEFCQSKATGEEITEGEVLLWGXTLLCGNGCDDLDLSLLSWMQNLAHSVFSCAFEQKQLNIHVDHLVKXVKTGYSDLLTPLISKLSPYPXSPLRRPQSADTYMSRSLNPALDGLSHGLSTQEKKSGWRRGTAAPGKGVSPMSHSFCXFSLPPGAGGAILQEAXTRASXLDSTDCHSVFEESPGNVSGSRTDTPVDQMLSSAGAQSPRPASAPGQDAPSEASSDRNELRDSTEKYEEFYRQRLRVQQHLEQKQQQRHMYQQMLLEGGVSQQQPPPTDAMTHSLTEKFLNRSIQKLEELNVGMENLGEEVKSLSQQCNGGTMPSPSEVNNNPELTSTPQHSMAEGRVPPPLSLSPVLSQSVHKDKGGQDEPPGSLSRNKEGDKSSGLFVAVQTLEDTQAVRAVAFHPSGSLYAVGSNSKTLRVCAYPDTLDPSVGVPVKVPLVRFKRNKHHKGSIYCAAWSHCGTLLATGSNDKYVKVLPFSADTCNATGPDLEFSMHDGTIRDLAFLEGPESGGAILVSAGAGDCNIYTTDCQRGQGLHALSGHTGHILSLYTWGGWMIASGSQDKMVRFWDLRVPSCVRVVGTAFHGSGSPVASVAVDPSGRLLATGQEDGACMLYDIKGGRXVQMYRPHASDVRSVRFSPGAHYLLTGSYDHKVMVTNLQGDLTKPLPQTVVGEHGDKVIQCRWHTHHLSFLSSSADRTVTLWTHNP